A genome region from Paracoccus stylophorae includes the following:
- a CDS encoding class I SAM-dependent DNA methyltransferase has protein sequence MVGNPLSERASAQSHFRDLCILLGIAPPSPLTAGTFEFEKGAAKTTGGDGWADVWLKDAFAWEYKKSKANLDAAYAQVQRYAPALDNPPLLIVSDTQSIVIRTAFTGAVQERHAIVIEELRDAAARDLLRRAFDEPRSFRPRRTRADLTEDAAATFADLALRLRQAGHDAKDVAHFVNRLVFCMFAEDVRLLPEHMFEKMVFASNPESFEENCRALFAAMARQGGRVGFTPIPWFNGGLFDDDTALPVDTNDIAMLRKAAKMDWSQIDASLLGTLFERGLDPGKRSQLGAHYTDAAKIMQIVEPVVLRPLKAEWDTARTTIETSLDEERQAKAEAARTPAAAKAGALTRRANRAHETAVKAHLGFLERLRNVRVLDPACGSGNFLNLALTALKDLEHRANLDAEALGLPRPAPSVGPECVLGIELNPYAAELARVSTWIAEIQWMRRNGFEASRDPILKPLGTIECRDAVLASDGKAAEWPEAEFIIGNPPFLGNKRMVGELGEDYARDLRAAWPGVPGGVDLVAYWVATAWLAVEVGRARRVGLVKTNSIRSGANRSVLTEPAEAGAIFEAWSDEPWTVAGAAVRVSMVMFGEAKELPRLDGVEVERIAADLTAGLDLTSVDRLKENRGFAFQGPVKVGSFDIDERTALRWLSSPKNVNGRSNFDVLQPLWNGSDIVRRPSRRWIINFGEMTQSDASYYEGPFQYVLENVKPERDRNRDRQRRENWWRLGRSGADLFKAVGPLERMILTPRVAKHRVFVWVLASACPDARVAAIACDDDTTFGVLHSRFHEAWSLATGGWHGVGNDPQYTPTKSFETFPFPEGLTPDIPSSHYADDPRAQAIAAAARDLNEKREAWLNPPDLVRREPEIVAGYPDRLLPVDAAAEAVLKKRTLTNLYNARPAWLDGLHRRLDAAVAAAYGWSEDISEDDALARLLELNQLRSSN, from the coding sequence TTGGTCGGCAATCCGCTGTCGGAGCGGGCCTCGGCACAATCGCATTTCCGCGACCTCTGCATCCTGCTCGGGATCGCGCCACCCTCCCCCCTCACTGCTGGAACCTTTGAGTTCGAGAAAGGCGCGGCCAAGACTACAGGTGGCGACGGCTGGGCCGACGTCTGGCTGAAGGACGCATTCGCCTGGGAATACAAGAAGTCCAAGGCCAATCTCGACGCGGCCTATGCCCAGGTGCAGCGCTATGCACCGGCGCTCGACAACCCGCCGCTACTGATCGTTTCGGACACACAGTCTATCGTCATCCGGACTGCCTTCACCGGCGCCGTGCAGGAACGGCACGCCATCGTGATCGAGGAACTGCGTGATGCAGCCGCGCGCGACCTGCTACGACGCGCCTTTGACGAGCCGCGCAGCTTCCGCCCGCGCCGAACGCGCGCCGATTTGACCGAGGACGCGGCAGCCACCTTCGCCGATCTCGCCCTGCGGCTGCGTCAGGCGGGGCACGACGCAAAGGATGTGGCGCATTTCGTGAACCGGTTGGTCTTCTGTATGTTCGCCGAGGACGTCCGCCTGCTGCCTGAGCACATGTTCGAGAAGATGGTCTTCGCCTCGAACCCGGAAAGCTTTGAAGAAAACTGCCGCGCGCTCTTCGCCGCCATGGCACGGCAAGGGGGCCGCGTGGGATTCACGCCGATCCCCTGGTTCAACGGCGGGCTGTTCGACGACGACACCGCACTGCCCGTCGATACCAATGACATTGCGATGCTGCGCAAGGCGGCCAAGATGGACTGGAGCCAGATCGACGCTTCGCTTCTCGGCACGCTATTCGAACGCGGCCTTGACCCGGGCAAGCGCAGCCAGCTTGGCGCACATTACACCGACGCGGCCAAGATCATGCAGATTGTCGAACCTGTGGTCCTGCGCCCGCTCAAGGCCGAATGGGATACGGCACGCACAACAATCGAGACGTCACTGGATGAGGAACGCCAGGCCAAAGCCGAAGCGGCGCGGACGCCGGCTGCTGCTAAGGCCGGCGCGTTGACGCGGCGGGCGAACCGCGCGCACGAGACTGCGGTGAAGGCGCATCTGGGCTTTCTAGAACGCCTGCGGAATGTGCGCGTGCTCGATCCCGCCTGCGGGTCGGGCAACTTCCTCAACCTTGCTCTCACGGCGCTGAAGGACCTTGAACACCGGGCGAATCTCGATGCCGAGGCCCTCGGCTTGCCCCGTCCCGCGCCGTCGGTCGGTCCGGAATGCGTGCTGGGGATCGAGCTGAACCCCTACGCCGCCGAACTCGCCCGCGTCTCGACCTGGATCGCGGAAATCCAGTGGATGCGCCGCAACGGATTCGAGGCCTCGCGCGATCCGATCCTGAAGCCGCTCGGCACGATTGAGTGCCGCGACGCGGTGCTGGCGTCGGACGGCAAGGCGGCGGAATGGCCCGAGGCGGAGTTCATCATCGGCAATCCTCCGTTCTTGGGCAACAAGCGGATGGTGGGCGAACTGGGCGAGGATTACGCCCGCGACCTGCGCGCGGCGTGGCCCGGTGTGCCCGGCGGCGTGGACCTGGTGGCCTATTGGGTCGCGACGGCGTGGCTCGCGGTCGAGGTCGGGCGGGCGCGCCGCGTGGGGCTGGTTAAGACCAACTCGATCCGGAGCGGTGCAAACCGCTCGGTCCTGACGGAACCGGCCGAGGCAGGCGCGATCTTCGAGGCTTGGTCGGACGAGCCGTGGACGGTCGCGGGCGCGGCGGTACGGGTGTCGATGGTGATGTTTGGCGAGGCGAAGGAGCTACCGCGGCTGGATGGCGTGGAGGTGGAGCGGATCGCTGCGGACCTGACGGCGGGGTTGGATTTGACGAGCGTGGATAGGCTGAAGGAGAATAGAGGATTTGCGTTTCAGGGTCCGGTAAAAGTCGGCTCATTCGACATAGACGAAAGGACTGCACTCAGATGGCTTTCGTCGCCGAAAAACGTAAATGGCAGGTCGAATTTCGATGTTCTCCAACCGCTCTGGAATGGCAGCGATATCGTCCGGCGGCCGAGCAGACGGTGGATTATCAACTTCGGCGAGATGACCCAATCCGATGCGAGCTATTACGAAGGCCCTTTTCAATACGTTCTGGAAAACGTGAAGCCCGAACGGGATCGCAATCGAGACCGTCAGAGGCGAGAAAATTGGTGGCGCTTAGGACGGTCTGGTGCTGATCTGTTTAAGGCAGTTGGTCCACTTGAGCGGATGATTTTGACGCCTCGCGTTGCTAAGCACCGCGTGTTTGTCTGGGTATTGGCTTCGGCATGTCCAGATGCTCGAGTCGCCGCCATCGCCTGCGACGACGACACGACCTTCGGCGTCCTTCATTCTCGCTTCCATGAAGCATGGTCGCTCGCGACTGGTGGTTGGCATGGGGTTGGAAACGATCCGCAATATACACCTACAAAGTCATTCGAAACCTTTCCCTTCCCCGAAGGCCTGACCCCCGACATCCCCTCCTCCCATTACGCGGACGACCCTCGTGCTCAGGCCATCGCTGCGGCCGCCCGCGACCTTAACGAAAAGCGCGAGGCCTGGTTGAATCCGCCGGATCTTGTCCGTCGCGAGCCAGAGATCGTCGCAGGCTATCCAGACCGCCTGCTGCCCGTCGATGCAGCTGCTGAGGCAGTGCTGAAAAAGCGCACCCTCACCAATCTTTACAACGCCCGCCCCGCTTGGCTCGACGGGCTGCATCGTCGCCTCGATGCAGCTGTTGCTGCCGCTTATGGCTGGTCCGAGGACATCTCCGAGGACGACGCACTGGCGCGTCTCTTGGAACTCAATCAGCTTCGCTCATCAAATTAG
- a CDS encoding type II toxin-antitoxin system RelE/ParE family toxin, whose translation MKSYDLTRAAEEDLRGIWEYSCETWGIDQADRYLDQIEACCEAIGNDQARSKARDALPDDVRVYRCEHHYLFWLSSDRPIILAILHERMDLVNRLKDRL comes from the coding sequence ATGAAAAGCTACGACCTTACCCGCGCGGCAGAAGAGGATCTGCGGGGCATCTGGGAATACAGCTGCGAGACTTGGGGAATCGATCAGGCCGATAGATATCTCGACCAGATCGAGGCCTGTTGTGAGGCAATTGGTAACGACCAAGCGCGCTCGAAAGCCCGCGATGCGTTACCCGACGACGTCCGGGTCTATCGTTGCGAGCATCATTACCTCTTCTGGCTCAGCAGCGACCGGCCCATCATCCTCGCCATCCTCCATGAGCGGATGGACCTGGTGAATCGCCTGAAGGACCGCCTGTGA